The Candidatus Alcyoniella australis genome window below encodes:
- a CDS encoding PEGA domain-containing protein: MKRYAIVAMSALALMLLGACAPAHINTEQVGNEGLIAISCDPSSAEVFVDGQYVGRAKDFDGDREHLMLAGGVHIIELRKAGYQTFKKEIYSQRYVQTITVTLSPLPPGQ, from the coding sequence ATGAAGCGATACGCGATTGTGGCGATGTCCGCCCTGGCGCTGATGCTGCTCGGGGCCTGCGCGCCGGCGCACATCAACACCGAACAGGTGGGCAACGAGGGGCTGATCGCCATCAGCTGCGATCCCTCCAGCGCCGAGGTCTTTGTCGACGGCCAGTACGTGGGCCGGGCCAAGGACTTCGACGGCGACCGCGAGCACCTGATGCTCGCCGGCGGCGTACACATCATCGAGCTGCGCAAGGCGGGGTACCAGACTTTTAAAAAGGAGATCTACTCCCAGCGCTACGTCCAAACGATAACCGTCACGCTTTCACCGTTGCCACCGGGCCAATAG